In one window of Nitrospira sp. DNA:
- a CDS encoding DUF5069 domain-containing protein: protein MDLQRQPPRRWSDQVAGMIWLPRLIDKVRAFQAGTLGAYAYPSALDQSFMRHLRLTPAWIESVVRDMTSDEAIGATLRQRIPLSDEEILTRCAAFQKKYWWALAVLDRDDGYVRGLGYPLPQFVQRPLWRWYQRWSAQKANATSV from the coding sequence ATGGATCTTCAACGACAGCCGCCTCGACGCTGGAGTGACCAGGTGGCAGGGATGATCTGGCTGCCCAGACTAATCGACAAAGTGCGGGCTTTTCAGGCTGGCACCCTCGGGGCCTATGCCTACCCGTCCGCGCTCGACCAGTCCTTCATGCGGCACCTCCGGCTCACGCCTGCCTGGATCGAATCCGTTGTTCGTGACATGACCTCCGATGAGGCCATCGGCGCGACCCTTCGTCAGCGCATTCCGCTCAGCGACGAGGAAATTCTGACCCGCTGCGCAGCATTTCAGAAGAAATATTGGTGGGCACTCGCTGTTCTGGATCGAGATGACGGGTATGTCCGCGGTTTGGGCTATCCGCTTCCACAATTCGTGCAACGACCGCTCTGGCGGTGGTATCAACGTTGGTCCGCTCAGAAAGCGAACGCCACCTCTGTCTGA